In a single window of the Terriglobus roseus genome:
- a CDS encoding phospholipid carrier-dependent glycosyltransferase, with amino-acid sequence MFEASTPRRNRLMLAALWFFLYASFALLSPPLLDDADSVHAEVAREMIQRHDPVTLYANGIRYLEKAPVLYWSMAASMRVFGVGTAQARLPLAIFALLLFLLTENFARQAFGSARAGLYAGVSLMLSFGLFIFTRILIPDAIVCLWLTAAVFCFWLTERHGEGHAPVLPCLGFAAACAMNVLTKGLIGLVFPAGTVALYLLTTRGFKGTLQRIAQLNPLFAVLAFFAIAAPWHILAGQANPTEGHPVGLTHTGHAWIFWKGWQVGSPAVGSVHGWTWFYFMNEHLLRYLNLRVPRDYDTVPLLLFWGLVLVWMMPWSAFLFEAVAAAPWRALRSRAEATQLNGESRTLLLFSIAGLLPIVFFSFSTRQEYYVLPSLPFFALLVARWLDREAIEAETMTVPPVLTRAGQRISVLLLIGGTVASLACVFFLMHTQVPPPNVDLATLLQQNPGDYALSFGHFLDLNGPAMGAFRRPLTFTVVALFGGTVASWWLRRSFRPHEANIALAAGTLLFLVAAHMGLTIFAPVLSSQKLARAIAPLIKPNNMICINDEYEAGSTLGFYLKRNDIHIWHGHSANLWYGSFFNDAPDIFETDLSMRERWLGPQRIFLWTDPAKLPALPSKAYVIAEGGGKEIISNKAGDY; translated from the coding sequence ATGTTTGAAGCCTCCACACCTCGACGCAACCGATTGATGCTTGCGGCGTTGTGGTTCTTCCTCTACGCATCGTTCGCCTTGCTCTCTCCCCCGCTGCTTGACGACGCAGACTCCGTCCACGCCGAAGTGGCGCGAGAGATGATTCAGCGGCATGACCCTGTGACGCTGTATGCGAACGGTATCCGCTACCTCGAAAAAGCGCCGGTCCTTTACTGGTCCATGGCTGCCAGCATGCGCGTCTTCGGCGTTGGAACCGCGCAGGCGCGCTTGCCGCTCGCGATTTTTGCACTGCTGCTCTTCCTGCTGACCGAGAACTTTGCCCGCCAAGCCTTTGGCAGCGCGCGCGCCGGCCTTTACGCAGGCGTGAGCCTGATGCTCAGTTTCGGACTCTTCATCTTCACGCGCATCCTGATCCCGGATGCCATCGTGTGCCTCTGGCTGACGGCTGCGGTGTTTTGCTTCTGGCTGACGGAACGCCACGGTGAAGGCCACGCGCCTGTGCTGCCCTGCCTTGGCTTCGCGGCAGCGTGCGCCATGAACGTTCTGACGAAGGGCCTTATCGGCCTCGTCTTCCCCGCCGGCACAGTTGCGCTCTACCTGCTGACGACCCGCGGCTTCAAGGGAACGTTACAGCGCATCGCGCAACTAAACCCGCTCTTCGCGGTATTAGCCTTTTTTGCCATTGCCGCACCGTGGCACATCCTCGCGGGCCAGGCGAACCCGACGGAAGGTCACCCCGTTGGCCTGACGCACACGGGCCACGCATGGATCTTCTGGAAGGGCTGGCAGGTCGGCTCGCCCGCGGTGGGCAGCGTGCATGGATGGACGTGGTTCTATTTCATGAATGAGCACCTGCTGCGTTATCTGAACCTGCGGGTGCCGCGCGACTATGACACCGTGCCGCTGCTGCTCTTCTGGGGGCTGGTGCTGGTGTGGATGATGCCGTGGAGTGCCTTCCTGTTCGAAGCGGTAGCCGCTGCGCCCTGGCGCGCCCTGCGCTCACGCGCGGAAGCAACGCAGCTTAACGGCGAATCCCGCACGCTGCTGCTGTTCTCCATCGCCGGCCTGTTGCCGATCGTCTTCTTCTCCTTCTCAACGCGGCAGGAGTACTACGTGCTTCCGTCCCTGCCGTTCTTCGCCCTCCTGGTTGCGCGCTGGCTGGACCGCGAGGCCATCGAAGCCGAGACGATGACGGTGCCGCCCGTGCTGACGCGCGCAGGACAGCGCATCTCGGTGTTGCTGCTGATCGGCGGGACAGTCGCTTCGCTGGCCTGCGTCTTCTTCCTGATGCACACGCAGGTGCCTCCGCCCAACGTGGACCTGGCTACACTGCTACAGCAGAATCCAGGAGACTACGCGCTCTCATTCGGCCACTTTCTGGACTTGAATGGTCCTGCGATGGGAGCCTTCCGGAGGCCCTTGACGTTCACGGTCGTCGCGCTCTTTGGTGGCACAGTCGCAAGCTGGTGGCTGCGTCGGAGCTTCCGTCCGCATGAGGCAAATATCGCGCTGGCGGCGGGCACGCTTCTGTTCCTGGTGGCGGCGCATATGGGCCTGACAATCTTTGCGCCGGTATTGTCATCGCAGAAGCTGGCTCGCGCCATCGCTCCGCTAATCAAGCCGAACAACATGATCTGCATCAACGACGAATACGAAGCGGGCTCAACGCTTGGCTTCTATCTGAAGCGAAATGACATTCACATCTGGCATGGCCACTCCGCGAACCTTTGGTACGGGTCGTTCTTCAACGATGCACCGGACATCTTCGAGACGGACCTCTCCATGCGCGAACGCTGGCTGGGGCCGCAACGCATCTTCCTGTGGACAGACCCGGCGAAGCTGCCTGCGCTTCCGAGCAAGGCATACGTCATCGCCGAAGGCGGTGGTAAAGAGATCATCAGTAACAAGGCCGGCGATTATTAG
- the alr gene encoding alanine racemase yields the protein MRSVLPNHTRPIWAEISASRLRDNFHALQAAAGPQIEVLAVIKADAYGHGATECAPVLAGAGAQWLGVTSAEEGLAVRASLAILPQGMSPRVLVMCGLWPGEEAGILDRGLTPVVWEPYHLDLLEAEAHRRNLPAQSVAVHAEIDTGMARQGVTPGDLLERLLARFTTDSPLKLEGVMTHLASTEVGDDPQNQVQMIAFASALQQVAAAGLKPEYVHAGNTSSTDSGYIPQDLPALAAGLGARAMTRAGLALYGYALPLESATDRVIQSEGFLKPHLASSLKPVMTWKTRIVSLREVQCGDSIGYNATFVAPGTMRLALLPVGYADGFRRALSASNAEAGGLVLLHGRRAPIVGRVSMDLTIVDVTAIPECSIADEVILLGESNGERIGADEHARLAGTSAYEVLCGISNRVPRVVVS from the coding sequence ATGCGTTCTGTTCTTCCGAACCACACGCGGCCCATCTGGGCCGAGATCTCTGCCTCGCGATTACGCGATAACTTCCACGCGTTGCAGGCGGCCGCCGGGCCACAGATCGAAGTGCTTGCTGTCATCAAGGCGGATGCCTATGGCCATGGCGCGACCGAGTGCGCACCCGTGCTGGCTGGCGCCGGCGCGCAGTGGCTCGGTGTTACGTCTGCGGAAGAGGGCCTTGCCGTACGGGCATCGCTCGCTATCCTGCCGCAGGGTATGTCGCCACGCGTGCTGGTGATGTGCGGCCTGTGGCCGGGCGAAGAAGCCGGCATTCTCGATCGCGGACTAACTCCCGTGGTGTGGGAACCGTATCACCTGGATCTTCTCGAAGCCGAGGCCCACCGCCGCAACCTGCCTGCGCAGTCTGTCGCAGTGCATGCCGAGATCGACACCGGCATGGCGCGGCAGGGCGTTACGCCGGGCGATCTGCTGGAACGTCTGCTTGCCCGCTTTACAACTGACTCACCCCTGAAGCTTGAGGGCGTAATGACGCACCTCGCATCCACCGAGGTTGGAGACGACCCGCAGAACCAGGTGCAGATGATCGCTTTTGCCTCGGCACTGCAGCAGGTCGCCGCCGCTGGCCTGAAGCCAGAGTACGTACACGCCGGAAACACCTCATCGACCGACAGTGGCTACATCCCGCAGGATCTGCCCGCACTCGCGGCAGGTCTGGGAGCACGCGCCATGACCCGCGCCGGGCTTGCCCTTTACGGCTACGCCCTGCCGCTGGAATCAGCAACAGATCGGGTGATCCAAAGCGAGGGCTTCCTGAAGCCGCATCTTGCCTCCAGCCTGAAGCCGGTGATGACCTGGAAGACCCGCATCGTCAGCCTGCGCGAGGTGCAGTGCGGCGACAGCATCGGCTACAACGCCACGTTCGTGGCACCTGGAACCATGCGTCTGGCGCTGCTGCCTGTGGGCTATGCAGATGGCTTTCGGCGAGCGCTCTCTGCCTCGAATGCGGAAGCGGGCGGATTGGTACTCCTGCACGGCAGACGAGCGCCCATCGTCGGCCGCGTGTCGATGGACCTGACGATCGTCGATGTCACCGCGATCCCCGAGTGCAGCATCGCCGATGAGGTCATCCTGCTGGGCGAAAGCAATGGTGAGCGCATCGGCGCGGACGAGCATGCGAGGCTCGCGGGCACGAGTGCCTACGAGGTGCTGTGCGGCATCAGCAACCGCGTGCCTCGCGTCGTCGTCTCTTAG
- the glmM gene encoding phosphoglucosamine mutase, translating to MRKLFGTDGIRAVAGEAPLDRKTIFAVGVALAHHVAKAGEQPKIILGMDTRESSEWIAATITAGLRKGGATVESAGVITTPAIAFLTRSHGFSAGIVISASHNPWQDNGIKVFGPDGYKLPDATELAIEDEIFRQLATNHVETADDAAAPAVEESDRAEYVRSLLAAVDGLSLDGKRIVIDCANGAASSVAPQLFAGLGGEVRIRNASPDGRNINVDCGATKPEVVAKYVLEDKADIGITFDGDADRAMFADENGRVINGDAVMLLAARDLQERGLLHENTVVATTMSNMGLEAALKRSGIRMLRAPVGDKYVLQQMQETKASLGGEQSGHILFTGRSTTGDGLLTALLLLDIVHRSGKSLAGLAADLKTFPQVIVNVKVREKKPLESIHTVATAIQDAEKALLDSGRVVIRYSGTEALARVMIEAEDETVMRHHADAIANAIRAELGV from the coding sequence ATGAGAAAGCTCTTTGGAACGGACGGCATCCGCGCCGTTGCAGGCGAAGCACCCCTTGATCGCAAGACCATCTTCGCTGTTGGCGTCGCACTGGCGCACCATGTCGCAAAGGCCGGCGAGCAGCCAAAGATCATTCTCGGCATGGACACGCGCGAGTCCAGCGAGTGGATTGCAGCGACGATCACCGCGGGTCTTCGTAAAGGTGGTGCAACCGTCGAGAGCGCCGGCGTGATCACGACACCGGCCATCGCGTTTCTCACGCGTTCGCATGGTTTCAGCGCGGGCATAGTCATCAGCGCGTCGCACAATCCCTGGCAGGACAACGGCATCAAGGTCTTCGGGCCGGATGGCTACAAGCTGCCGGACGCAACCGAACTCGCCATTGAAGATGAGATCTTCAGGCAGCTCGCCACCAACCATGTTGAGACTGCGGACGACGCCGCTGCGCCTGCTGTCGAAGAGAGTGATCGCGCCGAGTATGTCCGCTCTCTGCTGGCCGCTGTCGATGGCCTGAGCCTCGACGGCAAGCGCATCGTCATCGACTGTGCGAACGGCGCAGCTTCGTCCGTGGCACCGCAACTCTTTGCGGGCCTGGGCGGCGAAGTACGCATTCGCAACGCCAGCCCGGACGGCCGCAACATCAACGTGGACTGCGGGGCGACGAAGCCCGAGGTTGTCGCAAAGTATGTGCTCGAAGACAAGGCGGACATTGGCATTACCTTCGACGGCGACGCTGACCGTGCCATGTTCGCCGATGAGAATGGGCGCGTCATCAACGGTGACGCGGTGATGCTGCTGGCCGCGCGCGACCTGCAGGAGCGCGGTCTGCTCCACGAAAACACGGTCGTCGCCACGACTATGTCCAACATGGGACTTGAGGCTGCTCTGAAGCGCAGTGGCATCCGGATGCTGCGCGCGCCGGTAGGTGACAAGTACGTGCTCCAGCAGATGCAGGAGACGAAGGCGTCGCTCGGTGGCGAGCAGAGCGGACACATCCTCTTCACCGGTCGAAGCACCACGGGCGACGGCCTGCTGACGGCGCTCCTGCTGCTTGACATCGTGCATCGCAGCGGAAAGTCGCTGGCGGGGCTTGCGGCCGATCTAAAGACCTTCCCGCAGGTAATCGTGAACGTCAAAGTGCGCGAAAAGAAGCCACTTGAATCGATTCATACTGTCGCCACAGCGATCCAAGATGCTGAAAAAGCGCTACTTGACTCCGGACGTGTGGTCATCCGCTATAGCGGCACAGAAGCGCTCGCACGCGTGATGATCGAAGCCGAAGATGAGACCGTCATGCGGCACCATGCGGACGCCATCGCAAACGCGATCCGTGCCGAACTCGGCGTCTAG
- the xseA gene encoding exodeoxyribonuclease VII large subunit, with protein MAAPENPPASLAQFIRRRAAAGRSSGPPSSLKPKPDKLGQFGLLFSEPESATEDGAVTVADVIAERERIEAPASPAQVPQQRKLWAVAELVSALRGKVEREYSDVWVEGEISNCRPAPSGHLYFTLKDGNAQLLVVLFRREASLLRFKPTDGLAVLARGRISVFESRGQLQLIAETLEPRGAGALQLAFEQLKAKLRAEGLFEQERKRPLPAFPRTVGVITSTQGAVLRDIVTVVRRRHACLDILVFPAAMQGVTCAPDVIRGLRYLNANPQHNVDVIVIARGGGSAEDLAGFNDEALARAIAAIDLPVVSAVGHETDFTIADFVADLRAPTPSAAAELVTAAQHRVEERVQSLAARLFRAMRYQQMHAQQRFTRVSAASAFARMRDSIGRRQQRVDQDRFRLEAATEALLRERAARLRLLTERLQRQDVHRSVLRAQTKNERLRERLLRAGSSLLTTPSRRVARAETRLHALSPTAVLQRGYALVFNGEGRLLRSAKDVTAGDEIRTRLGEGEVRSRVLSSDVNGNTGTGNENA; from the coding sequence ATGGCGGCTCCGGAAAACCCACCAGCATCGCTCGCGCAGTTCATCCGGCGCAGGGCAGCGGCTGGCAGGTCCTCCGGGCCGCCGTCGTCGCTTAAGCCGAAGCCGGACAAGCTCGGTCAGTTCGGACTGCTTTTTTCAGAGCCGGAATCAGCCACAGAAGACGGCGCGGTGACCGTTGCCGACGTGATCGCCGAGCGCGAACGCATCGAGGCTCCCGCGTCGCCAGCGCAGGTCCCGCAACAGCGCAAGCTGTGGGCTGTTGCCGAGTTGGTGAGCGCGCTACGTGGCAAGGTGGAGCGTGAGTACAGCGATGTGTGGGTGGAGGGCGAAATCTCCAACTGCCGCCCCGCTCCCAGCGGCCACCTGTATTTCACGCTGAAGGACGGCAATGCGCAGTTACTGGTCGTGCTCTTCCGGCGCGAGGCATCTCTTCTGCGCTTCAAACCGACCGATGGCCTGGCGGTGCTGGCACGTGGCCGCATCTCCGTCTTTGAGAGCCGTGGACAGCTGCAGCTTATTGCAGAAACCCTGGAGCCGCGTGGCGCCGGTGCGCTGCAGCTTGCCTTCGAACAGCTCAAGGCGAAGCTACGTGCCGAGGGATTGTTCGAGCAGGAGCGCAAGCGTCCGTTGCCGGCCTTCCCGCGCACCGTCGGCGTCATCACGTCGACGCAGGGCGCGGTGCTGCGTGACATTGTCACCGTGGTGCGACGCCGTCATGCCTGCCTCGACATCCTTGTCTTTCCTGCGGCGATGCAGGGTGTGACCTGCGCGCCGGATGTCATCCGCGGTCTGCGCTATCTGAACGCCAACCCGCAACACAACGTCGATGTCATCGTCATTGCGCGTGGAGGCGGGTCGGCGGAAGACCTCGCAGGCTTCAACGATGAGGCGCTTGCACGCGCCATCGCTGCGATCGATCTGCCGGTCGTCTCGGCCGTAGGGCATGAGACGGACTTCACCATTGCTGACTTTGTTGCAGACCTTCGCGCACCCACCCCCTCGGCTGCAGCCGAGCTGGTGACGGCCGCGCAGCATCGCGTGGAAGAGCGTGTGCAGTCGCTGGCCGCGCGGCTCTTCCGTGCCATGCGGTATCAGCAGATGCACGCGCAGCAGCGCTTCACACGCGTCTCTGCGGCCAGCGCATTTGCGCGCATGCGTGACAGCATCGGCCGCCGGCAGCAACGTGTGGATCAGGATCGCTTCCGCCTGGAAGCCGCGACCGAAGCGCTGCTACGCGAACGTGCCGCGCGTCTGCGCTTGCTGACGGAACGCCTGCAGCGGCAGGATGTGCACCGCAGTGTTCTGCGTGCGCAGACAAAGAATGAACGCCTGCGCGAGCGGCTGCTGCGTGCAGGTTCCTCGCTGCTGACAACACCGTCGCGACGTGTGGCGCGCGCCGAGACACGGTTGCATGCGCTGTCCCCAACGGCAGTGCTGCAACGCGGCTATGCCCTCGTCTTCAACGGGGAAGGTAGACTTCTGCGGAGCGCGAAGGATGTAACGGCCGGTGACGAAATTCGCACACGGCTGGGCGAGGGAGAAGTGCGATCCCGCGTCCTTTCGTCTGACGTCAACGGCAACACAGGAACAGGAAACGAAAACGCATGA
- a CDS encoding tetratricopeptide repeat protein, which translates to MDTPTRTKPLAIREDGPLAVNTNSSSTAFFDRIQNNRALAIRLAVAVVALVVIASVFAFVSSHRAEAASSALAEAMQTYDAPIATPDQPVPANMKSFSSLEERAKAANAQFADVANKYGSTDAGRNALYLQGVTAMQAGQNASAEELLKKSSDSWNHDIATLSQMALAGLYRSTARESLAIEQYNKVIAKPSTLVPAGLAQLELAEMYEANGKQAEAKKIYAQIKDKDPKSASAEIATQKLSGPSAQ; encoded by the coding sequence TTGGATACACCGACCCGCACCAAGCCGCTTGCCATCCGTGAAGACGGTCCTCTTGCCGTCAACACCAACAGCAGCAGCACTGCTTTCTTCGACCGCATCCAGAACAACCGTGCGCTGGCCATCCGCCTTGCGGTCGCGGTCGTTGCGCTCGTCGTCATCGCGAGCGTGTTCGCATTCGTCAGCAGCCACCGCGCTGAGGCTGCAAGCAGTGCTCTGGCCGAGGCGATGCAGACGTACGACGCACCCATCGCGACACCGGATCAGCCCGTGCCCGCGAACATGAAGAGCTTCAGCAGTCTGGAAGAGCGCGCGAAGGCCGCCAATGCTCAGTTTGCGGATGTCGCAAACAAATACGGTTCAACCGATGCCGGTCGTAACGCACTCTATCTGCAGGGCGTGACCGCCATGCAGGCAGGCCAGAACGCCAGCGCTGAGGAACTGCTGAAGAAGTCCTCCGACAGCTGGAACCACGACATCGCCACGCTCTCACAGATGGCGCTTGCCGGCCTGTATCGCAGCACTGCGCGCGAGTCCCTTGCCATTGAGCAGTACAACAAGGTGATCGCGAAGCCCAGCACGCTGGTTCCCGCGGGTCTGGCGCAGCTGGAACTGGCTGAGATGTATGAGGCCAACGGCAAGCAGGCGGAAGCCAAGAAGATCTATGCACAGATCAAGGACAAGGACCCCAAGAGCGCCTCGGCCGAGATCGCAACGCAGAAACTGAGCGGACCCTCCGCGCAGTAA
- a CDS encoding lactonase family protein → MLDRRSFLATLPAAALLARTSFSQMTPPTLGTQRAFIGSTGKEAQGIFSTYFDPKTGSFSQPEMAAKLPGNDSMTLHPERRRRLYATCVVDGIANVAAFEIVDTPDLLRPINRETAKGMGPNFLSIDPSGRVAMEANWGSGDISTYTIAKDGTLSPLVEHIEYGDAHHGPAPAQPHSRCHSILTAPGGRFVLVNDYGADRIYIYALDAATAKLTPHDPPFYQAAPGSAPRHLVFYPGGKWIYCNNELTNTVDLLAWDEKRGTLTKTGSWPTLPADAPPKCRTADMALSPDHRFLYGSVRGLESMVVWAVGKDARLQQIQQTKVDGVENRCITLDATGKWLIAANQRSNDVTVFPRDPKTGMLSAPASSVKIAGACFVLWA, encoded by the coding sequence ATGCTTGATCGCCGAAGCTTTCTTGCCACGCTGCCTGCAGCCGCGCTGCTTGCGCGCACGTCCTTCAGCCAGATGACACCGCCCACGCTCGGCACCCAGCGTGCCTTCATCGGCAGCACCGGTAAAGAGGCGCAGGGCATCTTCTCCACCTACTTCGATCCCAAGACAGGCAGTTTCTCTCAGCCGGAGATGGCGGCAAAGCTGCCCGGCAACGACAGCATGACACTGCATCCAGAGCGCCGGCGCCGTCTCTATGCAACATGCGTCGTCGACGGTATTGCGAACGTGGCCGCCTTTGAAATTGTGGACACGCCAGACCTTCTGCGCCCCATCAACCGTGAGACGGCGAAGGGTATGGGGCCGAATTTTCTCTCCATCGACCCCAGCGGCCGTGTTGCCATGGAGGCGAACTGGGGCAGTGGGGACATCTCGACCTACACGATTGCAAAGGACGGGACGCTGTCGCCGCTTGTCGAGCACATTGAGTACGGCGACGCCCACCACGGCCCCGCGCCTGCTCAGCCCCACAGCCGCTGCCACTCCATCCTGACGGCGCCAGGCGGCAGGTTTGTGTTGGTGAATGACTACGGCGCCGACAGGATCTACATCTACGCGCTGGACGCCGCAACGGCGAAGCTCACACCGCACGATCCGCCGTTCTATCAGGCTGCGCCCGGCTCTGCGCCGCGACACCTGGTCTTCTACCCCGGCGGTAAGTGGATCTACTGCAACAACGAACTGACCAACACCGTGGACCTGCTGGCCTGGGACGAGAAGCGTGGCACATTGACCAAAACGGGGTCGTGGCCGACGCTGCCTGCGGACGCCCCACCGAAGTGCCGCACGGCAGACATGGCATTGTCGCCGGATCACCGCTTCCTCTACGGCAGCGTGCGCGGGCTTGAGAGCATGGTGGTGTGGGCCGTGGGTAAAGACGCTCGGCTGCAGCAGATTCAACAGACCAAGGTGGATGGCGTGGAGAACCGTTGCATCACCCTTGATGCGACCGGCAAGTGGCTGATTGCGGCGAACCAGCGCAGCAATGACGTGACGGTCTTCCCGCGCGATCCGAAGACCGGGATGCTGAGCGCGCCCGCCAGCAGCGTCAAGATTGCGGGCGCGTGTTTCGTGTTGTGGGCGTAG
- a CDS encoding lactonase family protein has protein sequence MSHERIFLGTSGNDGRGVYTATFDTQTGTLTEPVLSAELPKASFLCFDGRNESRLLAISQTPGAPAGEVACFHIDVAEAKLTEVHRASTQGTGAVHVSAQGGTVVVANYVGGSAASFHMDADGTLHPASFFQFNAADHGPDTKRQDHAYAHAADITLDGGYVLINDLGLDRIHVFKLDAETAKMTPHGEWLSAPGAGPRHIALHPNGKWIYNIDEMGCTINQLAWDAIAGTLTTLQTIETLPPGASKVDVRACDLVFSKDLRFLYAANRVHEDFVVFSLDAATGALTEAHRHANPGKEARHIAIDPSGKWFLSANQFSNEVSVFPIDTATGKLGDRSSSAPVNNPSCLLFG, from the coding sequence ATGTCACACGAACGGATTTTTCTGGGCACCAGCGGTAACGATGGCCGCGGCGTCTACACCGCTACCTTCGATACACAGACGGGCACGCTGACCGAACCCGTACTCTCGGCCGAACTGCCGAAGGCCAGCTTCCTCTGTTTCGATGGCCGCAATGAGAGCCGTCTCCTGGCCATCTCGCAGACACCCGGCGCGCCCGCCGGCGAGGTCGCATGCTTCCACATCGATGTTGCCGAGGCGAAGCTGACGGAGGTCCATCGCGCCAGTACACAGGGCACGGGCGCAGTGCATGTGTCCGCGCAGGGGGGCACCGTCGTGGTGGCGAACTATGTTGGTGGATCGGCCGCATCGTTCCACATGGATGCGGATGGCACGCTGCATCCGGCGTCGTTCTTTCAGTTCAACGCGGCGGATCACGGTCCGGACACGAAGCGTCAGGACCACGCCTACGCGCACGCCGCAGACATCACGCTGGACGGCGGCTACGTGCTGATCAATGACCTCGGACTTGATCGCATCCACGTCTTCAAGCTGGACGCGGAGACCGCGAAGATGACGCCGCACGGCGAGTGGCTGTCCGCACCAGGCGCGGGCCCGCGACACATCGCCCTGCACCCGAACGGCAAGTGGATCTACAACATCGATGAGATGGGCTGCACGATTAATCAACTCGCGTGGGATGCGATTGCGGGTACCTTGACCACGCTACAGACCATTGAGACGCTGCCACCGGGCGCGAGCAAGGTCGATGTGCGCGCCTGTGATCTCGTCTTCAGCAAGGACCTGCGCTTCCTGTACGCAGCGAACCGCGTGCATGAGGATTTCGTCGTGTTCTCGCTGGATGCTGCGACGGGCGCACTCACTGAGGCACATCGGCATGCCAATCCCGGCAAGGAGGCGCGCCACATCGCCATCGATCCATCGGGCAAGTGGTTCCTGAGCGCGAACCAGTTTTCGAACGAGGTTTCGGTCTTCCCGATCGATACGGCCACGGGCAAGCTGGGTGACCGCTCCAGCTCGGCACCCGTCAACAACCCAAGCTGCCTGCTGTTCGGCTGA